The proteins below come from a single Thermoflexus hugenholtzii JAD2 genomic window:
- a CDS encoding Rieske (2Fe-2S) protein — translation MWIRVAALEEIPVGSAKVFTVEGRRIALTRVGDQVFAFGDVCTHDDGPLAEGKLEGYVIQCPRHGARFDIRTGRVLRLPAVVPIPVYEVRVDAEGVWVNPEPMRGR, via the coding sequence ATGTGGATCCGTGTGGCCGCTCTGGAGGAGATCCCAGTGGGCTCGGCGAAGGTGTTCACGGTGGAGGGCCGGCGGATCGCCCTGACCCGGGTGGGAGATCAAGTGTTCGCGTTCGGGGATGTGTGCACGCATGATGATGGCCCCCTGGCGGAGGGGAAGTTGGAAGGCTATGTCATCCAGTGCCCGCGCCATGGGGCCCGCTTTGACATCCGGACCGGCCGGGTCCTCCGGCTGCCCGCTGTGGTCCCCATCCCGGTCTATGAGGTTCGGGTGGACGCCGAGGGCGTGTGGGTGAACCCGGAGCCGATGCGAGGTCGTTGA
- the yqeB gene encoding selenium-dependent molybdenum cofactor biosynthesis protein YqeB produces the protein MEIRVAVKGGGDLGTGAILRLHRAGFRVWVTELPQPLAIRRAVAVASAVYEGAISIEGHTARRVEDPEMFPLLWARGEIPVLVDPLGDSIRQLRPEVVVDAIMAKRNTGTAITDAPVVVALGPGFIAGVDCHAVVETARGHDLGRVYYQGSALPDTGIPGPIGGHDVLRVLRAPRAGRFRAIRRIGDRVEAGEIVAYVEEEPVRTAIAGVLRGILADGLEVVPGMKVGDVDPRAEVRHCFTVSDKAWAVGGGVLEAVLCLLRARGMLPWA, from the coding sequence ATGGAGATCCGGGTGGCGGTCAAAGGAGGAGGCGATCTGGGGACGGGGGCCATCCTGCGGCTCCACCGAGCTGGCTTCCGGGTCTGGGTCACGGAGCTTCCGCAACCCCTGGCCATCCGCCGGGCGGTGGCGGTGGCCAGCGCGGTCTATGAGGGCGCCATTTCCATCGAGGGCCACACCGCCCGGCGCGTGGAGGACCCTGAGATGTTCCCCCTCCTCTGGGCCCGGGGGGAGATCCCGGTCCTGGTGGATCCGCTGGGGGACAGCATCCGGCAACTCCGGCCGGAGGTGGTCGTGGACGCGATCATGGCCAAGCGCAACACCGGCACCGCCATCACCGACGCGCCGGTGGTGGTGGCCCTGGGGCCGGGCTTCATCGCCGGGGTGGATTGCCATGCTGTGGTCGAGACGGCCCGTGGCCACGACCTGGGACGGGTCTACTACCAGGGGAGCGCCCTCCCCGACACCGGGATCCCCGGCCCCATCGGCGGCCATGATGTCCTGCGGGTCCTGCGAGCCCCCCGGGCCGGGCGCTTCCGGGCGATCCGTCGCATCGGAGACCGCGTGGAGGCGGGGGAGATCGTGGCCTATGTGGAGGAAGAACCCGTCCGGACGGCCATCGCCGGGGTGCTGCGGGGGATCCTGGCCGACGGCCTGGAGGTGGTCCCTGGGATGAAAGTGGGGGACGTCGACCCCCGGGCGGAGGTTCGGCATTGCTTCACCGTATCCGACAAGGCATGGGCGGTCGGGGGTGGTGTGCTGGAGGCGGTGCTCTGCCTTCTGCGGGCGCGGGGCATGTTGCCGTGGGCGTGA